The genomic region GGTGCTGTCAGGCGTGATTGGCATCTTTGTGGGTGACACGGCGCTGTTCGCCTGCATGAACCGGCTGGGGCCGCGCCGTTCGGGTTTGCTGTTTGCCACGCATTCACTGTTCACGGTGGTGCTGGCGGCGCTGTTTCTGGGCGAATCGCTCAAGGGCTGGGCTTTGCCGGGCGGCGTGCTGCTGGTGGGCGGCGTGATGGGGGCCATTGCGTTCGGCAAGCGCATTGGTGTGGCACACCAGCTCGAATCCACCCAGGGCCAACTGGCGGCGGGCGTGGCGCTGGGGGTGCTTTCGGCGCTCGGGCAATCGGTGGGCACCTTGGTGCTCAAGCCCGCCATGGCGGCGGGGCTGGATCCGGTGGCCGCGTCAGCGGTGCGCATGACGGCAGGCTTTGCGTGCCATGCCCTGTTGTGGTGCACAGGCCTGCCCATGGCGCGAGTGCAGTCGCCCCTGCAGTGGCGCGACCTGGCCTACACCTTTGCCAGCGCCACGCTGGCCATGGCGGTGGGCATGACGCTGATCCTCAAGGCCCTGCAGCATGGCAGTGCCGGGCTGGTGGGCATGCTGTCGTCCGTGTCGCCCGTGCTGCTGTTGCCCCTGTTGTGGTGGCGCACCGGCCAGCGCCCGTCCTGGGGTGCGTGGGTGGGCGCTGCCATGGCGGTGCTCGGGTGTGCGCTGCTGTTGGGCTGAGGCGTGGGCGGTTGGCCGCACTGCCCGTGTGCAGCCATGAACTGTTTCTGCAGGCCAGGAACGCTTCGGTTCCATAAAAAAATAGCTGCCAGCGCTTGATTTAAAAGCGCAGGCAGCTATTGATTTGGTAGCAAATATGCGGGTGCTGTCGTGCGATCAGCCTGCCAGCGCTGCCTTCACGGCGGCAGACACCTGGCCCATGTCGGCCTTGCCTGCGAGACGGGTCTTGACCACGCCCATCACCTTGCCCATGTCGCCAGGGCCTGCTGCGCCCACCTCTGCCACGATAGCCTTCACGGCGGCTGTGACTTCATCGGCAGACATACGCTCTGGCAGATAGGTTTGCAGCACGGCCATCTCGGCCTTTTCCTTGTCTGCCAGATCCTGGCGGCCTGCGCCTTCAAAGGCAGTGATCGAGTCCTTGCGCTGCTTGATGAGCTTGTCCACGATGGAAACGATAGCCGCGTCATCCAGCTCGACGCGCTCGTCCACTTCCTTTTGCTTCATGGCCGCCTGCAACAGGCGGATCGTGCCCAGGCGCTCAGAGTCCTTGGCGCGCATGGCAGTCTTCATGTCTTCGGTGATTTGGGCTTTAAGGCTCATGGTTATCTCCTAAAGGTGAGCGGCAGGATTTGCACAAAGCCGCTTCAGCTAGGCGTGTCGCCGCAGACAGTAGTTGGGCTACGGCAAGGCGACGCAACGACGCTGAAGCGGCTTTGTGCAAATCCTGAAAAGAAAAAACCCGCGCTTGGCGTCCCTAGCGCGGGTTGCATCGGCCTGGGCCGACAGCGATCAGTACAGCTTCTTGGGCAGTTGCATGCTGCGAACGCGCTTGTA from Acidovorax sp. DW039 harbors:
- a CDS encoding DMT family transporter, which encodes MSGTWPGWLPPESLAVLAAATWATASLFSAAASARMGAFAFTRWRMVFAALLLWGMALATGSWRSLAGDGLGAGSGAAGEGVWNAVGLLVLSGVIGIFVGDTALFACMNRLGPRRSGLLFATHSLFTVVLAALFLGESLKGWALPGGVLLVGGVMGAIAFGKRIGVAHQLESTQGQLAAGVALGVLSALGQSVGTLVLKPAMAAGLDPVAASAVRMTAGFACHALLWCTGLPMARVQSPLQWRDLAYTFASATLAMAVGMTLILKALQHGSAGLVGMLSSVSPVLLLPLLWWRTGQRPSWGAWVGAAMAVLGCALLLG
- a CDS encoding GatB/YqeY domain-containing protein, yielding MSLKAQITEDMKTAMRAKDSERLGTIRLLQAAMKQKEVDERVELDDAAIVSIVDKLIKQRKDSITAFEGAGRQDLADKEKAEMAVLQTYLPERMSADEVTAAVKAIVAEVGAAGPGDMGKVMGVVKTRLAGKADMGQVSAAVKAALAG